In Persicimonas caeni, a single window of DNA contains:
- a CDS encoding SDR family NAD(P)-dependent oxidoreductase produces the protein MEQFEDKVVAVTGAAGGIGRALAIEFARRGAHLAVSDVDEQGLKETAAMVRTYDVEAHAKTVDVADREAVYAWAEEVVEEFGRVNVIVNNAGVACTASVEDLSYEDFEWLMGINFWGVVYGTKAFLPHLRASGEGHVVNISSVFGLIAQPSQSAYNAAKFAVRGFTESLRAELEYEGAPVSATSVHPGGVKTNIARSGRFADTGALERSPDEIIEEFERKLARLSPEGAALQIIEAVRKDERRVLVGTDAQIIDLVQRLMPSGYVGALVKLLRSRYRG, from the coding sequence GTGGAACAGTTCGAAGACAAAGTCGTCGCCGTGACTGGAGCTGCCGGGGGCATCGGGCGAGCGCTGGCCATCGAGTTTGCCAGGCGCGGAGCGCATCTGGCGGTTTCGGACGTCGACGAGCAGGGGCTCAAAGAGACTGCTGCGATGGTGCGCACCTACGACGTCGAGGCGCACGCGAAGACCGTCGACGTGGCCGACCGCGAGGCGGTGTATGCGTGGGCGGAGGAGGTCGTCGAGGAGTTTGGCAGGGTGAACGTGATTGTCAACAACGCCGGGGTGGCGTGCACCGCGTCGGTCGAGGACCTGAGCTACGAGGACTTCGAGTGGCTCATGGGGATCAACTTTTGGGGCGTCGTCTACGGCACGAAGGCGTTCTTGCCGCACCTGCGCGCCTCCGGCGAGGGCCACGTGGTCAATATCTCGAGCGTGTTCGGGCTCATCGCGCAGCCGTCGCAGTCGGCGTATAACGCCGCCAAGTTTGCGGTGCGCGGGTTTACTGAGTCGCTGCGTGCGGAGCTCGAGTACGAGGGGGCGCCGGTCAGCGCGACGAGCGTGCATCCTGGCGGGGTGAAGACGAATATTGCGCGGTCCGGACGATTTGCCGACACCGGCGCGCTCGAGCGCAGCCCCGACGAGATCATCGAGGAGTTCGAGCGCAAGCTCGCCCGGCTCAGCCCCGAGGGCGCGGCGTTGCAGATCATCGAGGCGGTGCGCAAAGACGAGCGTCGGGTGCTGGTGGGGACCGATGCGCAGATCATCGACCTGGTGCAGCGGTTGATGCCGTCGGGGTATGTGGGGGCGTTGGTGAAGTTGCTGCGCAGTCGTTATCGAGGATAG
- a CDS encoding NAD(P)/FAD-dependent oxidoreductase produces the protein MNADVIIVGAGLAGLTCAKRLEEQGRSALILEASDGVGGRVRTDEVDGFLLDRGFQVFLEAYPETQRFLDYKALDLQRFKRGAMIWTGEKFTRLGDPRKDVIGGIKAAVSDVGGLADKAKLAKLWSKLELVKANGISSKGKHQTTLEALRDFGFSEHMIERFMRPLFGGAMVDPELENSSELFDFIFSMFGAGDTSLPALGMDSVPKQLATSLTRSDIRLDTRVARVAKGEVELDDGDVLEAEHIVVATDGPAACELIDGLETCEMRGSMTVYFSAPEPPYDENILALNGTHRGPINSLTVVTNTAPAYGDGRRALVSGSVLRVVEDEEKLIAQCRAQLSRWFHGVADWEHLRTYVLHNSLPRQAPDTMPPVHKSLDMGHGVWVCGDHRDTASINGAMLSGRRVAEAIVEASRWGFLEQPGPEEPRPRV, from the coding sequence ATGAACGCAGATGTCATTATCGTGGGAGCCGGCTTGGCCGGTTTGACGTGCGCGAAGCGCTTGGAGGAACAGGGTCGGAGTGCGCTCATTTTGGAGGCATCCGACGGGGTCGGCGGGCGCGTTCGTACCGACGAGGTCGACGGCTTTTTACTCGACCGCGGCTTCCAAGTTTTTTTGGAGGCTTACCCCGAGACCCAGCGCTTCCTCGACTACAAGGCCCTCGACCTCCAACGGTTCAAGCGCGGCGCGATGATTTGGACCGGCGAGAAGTTCACGCGTCTGGGCGACCCTCGCAAAGACGTCATCGGCGGAATCAAAGCGGCGGTCTCCGACGTCGGCGGGCTCGCCGACAAGGCCAAACTCGCCAAGCTGTGGTCGAAGCTCGAGCTGGTCAAGGCCAACGGTATCAGCTCGAAGGGCAAACACCAGACGACCCTAGAGGCGCTGCGCGACTTCGGCTTCAGCGAACACATGATCGAGCGCTTCATGCGCCCGCTCTTCGGCGGGGCGATGGTCGACCCCGAGCTCGAAAACTCGAGCGAGCTCTTCGACTTCATCTTCTCGATGTTCGGCGCCGGCGACACCTCCCTGCCCGCGCTGGGCATGGATTCGGTGCCCAAGCAACTGGCCACGAGCCTCACACGCAGCGACATTCGCCTCGACACCCGCGTAGCCCGCGTGGCCAAGGGAGAGGTCGAACTCGACGACGGCGATGTACTCGAAGCCGAACATATCGTGGTGGCGACCGACGGCCCGGCCGCCTGCGAACTGATCGACGGGTTGGAGACCTGCGAGATGCGCGGGTCGATGACGGTGTACTTTTCGGCCCCCGAGCCGCCTTACGACGAGAATATCTTGGCGCTCAACGGCACCCACCGAGGGCCCATCAACAGCCTGACGGTGGTCACCAACACCGCGCCGGCCTACGGCGACGGCCGCCGCGCGCTCGTCTCGGGCTCGGTGCTGCGCGTGGTCGAAGACGAGGAGAAGCTCATCGCCCAGTGCCGCGCGCAGCTGTCGCGCTGGTTCCACGGCGTGGCCGACTGGGAGCACCTGCGCACCTACGTGCTCCACAACTCGCTGCCCCGCCAGGCCCCCGACACGATGCCGCCGGTGCACAAGAGCCTCGACATGGGCCACGGCGTCTGGGTGTGCGGCGACCACCGCGACACCGCCTCCATCAACGGGGCGATGCTCTCCGGAAGACGCGTCGCCGAGGCGATCGTAGAGGCGTCCCGCTGGGGCTTTCTCGAGCAGCCCGGCCCCGAAGAGCCCCGCCCGCGGGTTTGA